A genomic region of Canis lupus baileyi chromosome 17, mCanLup2.hap1, whole genome shotgun sequence contains the following coding sequences:
- the ALG11 gene encoding GDP-Man:Man(3)GlcNAc(2)-PP-Dol alpha-1,2-mannosyltransferase isoform X2, with amino-acid sequence MAAAKGGWCLCELLRFFYSLFLPGLTVCGTLCVCLFVILWGIRLLLQKKKESVSTSKNGKKQTVVAFFHPYCNAGGGGERVLWCALRALQKKYPEAVYVVYTGDVDVSGQQILEGAFQRFNIKLTHPVKFVFLRKRYLVEDSLYPHFTLLGQSLGSIFLGWEALMQCVPDVYIDSMGYAFTLPLFKYLGGCHVGSYVHYPTISTDMLSVVKNQNVGFNNAAFITRNPFLSKLKLIYYYLFAFIYGLVGSCSDVVMVNSSWTLNHILSLWKVGNCTNIVYPPCDVQTFLDIPLREKKTTPGHLLVSVGQFRPEKNHPLQIKAFAKLLNKKVAEPLPSLKLVLIGGCRNQDDELRVNQLRRLSEDLGIQEDVEFKINIPFDELKHYLSEATIGLHTMWNEHFGIETY; translated from the exons ATGGCGGCCGCCAAAGGGGGCTGGTGCCTGTGCGAGTTACTGAG atttttttattcattattcctCCCTGGGCTAACAGTCTGTGGAACTTTATGTGTATGTCTGTTCGTTATCCTCTGGGGAATCAGACTGCtgctacagaaaaagaaagagtcagTATCAACCAGCAAAAATGGGAAGAAGCAAACGGTGGTTGCATTTTTTCATCCATACTGCAATGCcggtggaggaggagaaagagtttTGTGGTGTGCCTTAAGGGCCCTGCAGAAAAA GTACCCTGAAGCAGTTTACGTCGTTTATACTGGTGATGTCGACGTCAGTGGACAGCAGATACTAGAAGGCGCTTTCCAAAGATTTAACATCAAACTCACTCACCCAGTGAAGTTTGTCTTCTTAAGGAAACGATACCTTGTGGAAGATTCACTCTATCCTCACTTCACACTGCTGGGCCAAAGTCTAGGGTCCATTTTTCTTGGCTGGGAAGCTCTAATGCAGTGTGTTCCCGACGTTTACATCGATTCAATGGGATACGCGTTCACACTTCCTCTGTTTAAGTATTTAGGTGGTTGTCACGTCGGAAGCTATGTTCATTATCCCACCATCAGCACCGACATGCTTTCCGTAGTGAAGAATCAAAATGTTGGCTTTAACAATGCAGCCTTCATTACCAGGAATCCTTTTCTCAGCAAATTAAAGCtcatctattattatttatttgcttttatttatggaCTTGTTGGTTCTTGCAGTGATGTAGTGATGGTCAATTCTTCCTGGACACTAAATCACATTCTCTCACTGTGGAAGGTTGGGAATTGCACTAACATTGTTTATCCACCTTGTGACGTGCAGACATTTCTGGACATTCCCTTACGTGAGAAAAAGACGACCCCAGGACATTTACTGGTTTCCGTTGGCCAGTTCCGGCCTGAAAAGAATCATCCTTTGCAGATCAAAGCCTTTGCTAAGTTGCTGAATAAGAAGGTGGCTGAGCCACTTCCTTCACTTAAACTTGTCCTCATTGGAGGTTGTCGTAACCAAGATGATGAGCTGAGGGTAAACCAACTGAGAAGGCTTTCTGAGGATCTAGGAATTCAAGaagatgtggaatttaaaataaacatcccATTTGACGAGTTGAAGCATTACTTGTCTGAAGCAACAATTGGTCTGCATACCATGTGGAACGAGCATTTTGGGATTG